The genomic segment acatctctcgtttgtcattacgtttgatgatttgatgtgatttgagcttctgaacttctgttaagggtgcaaagtgtgcattgaagcggcctgattttatacaccagtttacagtagtaaaaatatatcaaagttaattaaagtaaacatattaaaggtaaacaggtttctatttttTCAATGTAGTTAAAAACTCTTTATgaaatgaataatatgattaataatatggtTCATTTCttatattgatatacattttttatattaaattatctctGGGTCATAAATGATTCTGCTTGCAGCCTTCAGTACATCAGCTTTCAGGCTCAGTgctgtgtttcttcttcttcttcttggtctttactgacgctcctggtgcagtgatgttgcagttgctgtgaaaagctaggcgagaacacaaaccacaagtgtttttattcaggcatgcaacagactgaatgtcctaaaactgtttgtggtcaagctggtgatcttgcatgctcaatacacacatcaatgcatgagataaactgtggttagacaaaaacagaaataagaaaagtaagaaaatatttagtgcacgctgcagctgtaaatgttgcttttattattttcatgacttggaattgatgagaaactgaagatgcaaaagtctgatttattaaaatacgtaccatgaatcagagacagtgtaaacagcacacaactgaggtttgatttatttaaagaagagcagagcaatgcaacatatacgagtgcaacattcaacatttaaaccaaattgtaataatcattcaacaaaatttcctttcataaagcaaatccatctgtttgtatttcctattatcttttaatttctacattagaccttctttagttgttgagaaatgacagtatcctgttcactgatcagacacttataatgaatttaatgtgtgaagagagtttagtgtggagtaaattcagcacaatggacagctccctgcagtgctgaactgactgaaccacatctgcaggaggaaatgctacagagatgtttaattactgctgaataattactgaacaatattgaatattgaaaatctaacccatcagtagtgattactaattaaacatttattttatatataaattaagataAAAGGCGATTACATAAAAAACCTGTTGGGCTTATTCGCTCTAAGACATGCTTTGataattatatttcttttaaagtaatacggttttgttaatgttaataaaaggaaacactgagtttgtataatcatttctttttgtaattgaacactcactttacagctcttcatctctcagaaaactccctcattaaaccaatagttgccctcgcgcacattaatcaatacacaagactaaagaaagcctaatggaaaatctgtgctttgtgacaatgatctaagagatcttatcagatcagtgaagtttatttttcagtttggctgaagtgaaaacagtttttgataaaaacaaacaaaaaattaagcacattattattagccctgtaagatttttttttttttttttttttggctacagaaccaagcactgttgtcctatgatttgcctaaattaaactaactttagttaacctaattaacccagtgagcctttaaactgcactttaagctgaatactagtgtcttgtaaaataactattaaaatattgtgtcatgagttattagagattatttatttaacatattatgtttaaaaatgtgttgcaaaagatattttctcaattaaaccgtgctggggaattatttaatcattcattacactcagaataatttatttcaagtgtttatttcagttcattttgatgattatggattacagctaatattagtgtcaattatagtttatctcttcataatatagctgtgctttaatgataagtttacatgtttacctaaagttttattattttaatattatttgaatgaattttatcgataattaatgcaaagtcctgcaaataattaagcaacacaatcctgcagccatagtccaacttcaaatacagaaaaattgtatatttaataaagtatattagtaaaataagtgtttataattagtttttaaagtgtatcttagtttctaataatactttaaattaaattaacagcaaattcattatattttgtaaaacgatgatttatagtgtatttaatattagaatctttaacttctgattttccaaccacttttagcaaattcatcagtgttaaactcatatttttcattattgtgtgtaatcagtaaagataaaataaaatgaatataataactaaatatatattcactttaataatggcctgttgttcattttagagcaagagtctccttgtgctgaacggtttaacagcacctccacatcacctgcatcagagtgtgttttctgctggaatctgctgttcagtgtgtgttcggtgtgtgttctcctcttctccatctgcgtctactgcctctgtcagaagaaaactacaggtcatcagctattcgtaaaaaatggatatctcaaattataaaatgtaaattattcttatcttttgttaagtttctgtaggttctggggctgagaacagacatgttgaggtatgagcacattttgagaataattttaatatatatcattcgcaatagtttagcagcaacacaaattacatcaatataatataatatatttatttgtttattattttaatgaaatatattctgtttcaggctggtgatgaagtgtgttatgcttcattagacatgccttccacacagcaacaaaggcagaggaataaaagagctcagagttcagacttcagtatttattctaatgtcagaaccagcagaatgtaaagtagagtaaactaaagtcattgttctttagtagaaatatgattcaaaagagtgttaatgacaatgttctggcatctgcatcctattttcattgattctaatattgtaagtttttaatgattaaaaatgtaaatacatttaagaaaggttaaatgttttttccaaatatttgacttgcagtctcagaaaggactcagtgttgtttctgggtctctcagtttaatataatttaagccaatcacatgagtgcatatgcagtagtactcccagctaaaactgaagttcttaaactcttttcatgccacaaaacaaacatctccctgctacaacaacagacatgtagaatgcaaatgtacatctaacagagctctgaacattcctaatattaaaaaaacaaaaaactaggtcttagatcatcagatgtgtacaccatttcagaggttttactgctactgtgggcaaattaccacaacaactccaccaaaacttatatattatagatctataagatcatttaatggaataacaacctaaacaatatttcatcacacctttagcctcagtcagtagagctgcaatcttcattttaaaaccattatgaaaacctccattaagaggacttaaatggatagttcaccccaaaataacaattctgtatcattaactccctttcacttgctccaaacctgtttgagtttctttattctgttcaatacaaaagaagatattttgaagaaagctgaaaagctgtacccattgacttgtttgtttttgctactatgaaagtcaacggttacaggttttcagcttcttcaaaacattttattttgtgcaaaacagaaaacaagaaactcttaaagatttgaaaccgcttgagcttgagtaaacagtgagtaaatctggatttctgtgtgaactctccctttatttgagctctctccagtcactctaggaagacactacacctggattatttgtctaaataatacatttattattaaaatcccttttaacattaaagtcatctaaaGCCGTGGCTTAGTGCAGGTAAAGGGGCCCCGGCCCTGGGTGAGTCGGCCATTAGTTTATGCCCACTCCTCATTCTGCAGGTGATCAGGAAGCAGTTCTCTGCACTTCCTGTGTGACTCCTGCTCACCCTACACAAATCATTAAGATCATTAATCCAGACTGACCCTAACAACACAATCAAAGCCATGAGTGCGTCACTCAGATAAGTGTcaagtcactggccacctgttcactgtaaccagggatggcgctcaatatcgtccaaactgggccgatcagccgccgctggactgagacaccagccaatcagctgacggcactctgatacacacaacaccgtgttcagaaacacagagcaacacacttctgctgatctctcagtgagtctcttacctgttgacagagttatggggaaggtcagtttgcttctggacgtgaccctcagtgcacctccgaaggggaaacggttgcacaggatgttgaagagggtcactcctactgaccacaccgtagctggacccgcatggtagcgctgtctgcagaaccactcaggtggagcgtattgaatagttcctgagagacacaaggagacacaaacacccgttcaaaacactccagcacacacaaattccctttggtggatcatcaaaagctcacaaacatccacagagtgtttccttctgcaacacaaacccacctgcgaagtatttgtaggccgagcgcttgagcagatctccacagccgaagtccagcagcttgatgtcctgggactctgtggagatcagcaggttctctggcttgacgtcccggtgcaggactccgcggctctcgcagtgtttcagagccgcgatcagctgcaccagcactttcttggccagacgctcatccagacagccgttctcctcacagaagctctggaggtcttggcagggatccggacgctccaggatcaggatgtagcgtctgggacggtcaaaccagtcaagcagctgcaggacgttggggcaggcaggagctgaattgacgcgggtcatcagtgccacctccagcggcagccgaccctgaccttcctgcaggacaaacgattggattcagaacccaatgaaacatcaaacacaacaacaggttcacactgaactcacaactctcagtctcctctgtgtccgctctttggacacatacttgatggcgacctgtagacagataaagcataataaatcacacctgcctgatcctcacacatcacatttactgagatcaggatttctaaaggctgtttgaatgaagagcggagaaaacgacttactggcagtccatcggacctgcgcatcccagcgaacacagagccaaatccaccgtctcccagcagtgggccctttgcatacgcgtctgcaacacagaggagcagtagaaatgtgtgttcaaagaaaacatgcagcagtagagaaaactgcaaaagagcattactgaaacatcatcatcacttcttcaataagccattctgacctctgcgagagcgtttgagagctcttctagatgaggtggacggacgttcatcttctggtgtttgctggctgccgctctgccgcttcctcttcctgttaccctgatctgtggacacagatttggccaacagggaaggcagaggtccatcaagctcttggctcacggtctgggtttcaccatcaccatcatgtgtcctgacgtcctgaacagctgcctggatgaaagcagaactcctggatctggagcggcctgagacaacgacaacaacaacaacaacaacatatcacgtttattataagattataagaattaatcaacaattaactttagtagctgcatctacagagaataaaagacatctgatcacttatatcggggaacagttgtgttgaaatgggttcatttgtaccagtttatttacatcacatttccccaaatattacacaacatcatatcatgattgatcataaacaaataaaaactaaaacactcactgcggttttcacccatctgacaaactcctccaaactccagcaaacctgaaaacaagaacaaagatcaaatatcaataaaaatgtcaataaaaacgataaaaacaagatcaaaatcaaaataaacacaacaaaagagcaacaaaacgtgtgaaaaggaataatttcagctctgagcgtcgatctccttgtaaaataaaagtcttctgtcagaaattctctggtctccttgaagaatcgcagtatcagcacagtaatcctcagcaaatgcctcagaaattcgcctctcctcaatcaacagatagcggcgagtctcggtgtttatatatggagtcaaatcataacacgcgttgctatagcaaccacAATTTGAATCGCCAATCCGAATCACATGAGTAAACGATTCATCTcatctcaacatataaataataaataattaataataataaataacatagttataataataataataataataataatgaagtttaaatcaattaatttataattcacgaaactgtaataataatgctaaatgagcaagattggtttgacaaggtttgactttgtaaaatgtacagctatttaggaattaattaaattaaaataataaaattaactcatatattttctattagtggcccaagcaatgtaagtgcatgctggttaattacacgtacagtgctaactgctcacgtagatattaggaatataagttaaaaaaaaaagtttattattgtaaataatagaaagtaaattaaatcgttcaccatttctatgtctatgcctatattttacagtctatggtctacgcacgatttcagatcacatggccgtttgtatcatcatctggtaggctacatggttcagtcatatttatgtacttttcatttgctcttgttttcagatttaatattattaagttttattaatgttttcgtttttttggatgtatgtgaaggctttttaagggactttgtgttcactcaacggctagaaagcacaaaagttcacctgccgaatgagttcccgcgtctgaccacaagatggcgtccacagcagaaaggtgcaagtttataaatacattatttctgtttgtatgaATCTAGATAGCTGTTTTCATTACTAATATACAGCTTTCAATAAGCTAAATTACTATCACAAGGTCTGTAATGACAATTAGCTTGTACGTTTGCTAGAATTTTCCTAACCTATCTAgccttgttcatttatattaaaacaaaaaaaaagattgtattttattcagaaaaacatctctcgtttgtcattacgtttgatgatttgatgtgatttgagcttctgaacttctgttaagggtgcaaagtgtgcattgaagcggcctgattttatacaccagtttacagtagtaaaaatatatcaaagttaattaaagtaaacatattaaaggtaaacaggtttctatttttTCAATGTAGTTAAAAACTCTTTATgaaatgaataatatgattaataatatggtTCATTTCttatattgatatacattttttatattaaattatctctGGGTCATAAATGATTCTGCTTGCAGCCTTCAGTACATCAGCTTTCAGGCTCAGTgctgtgtttcttcttcttcttcttggtctttactgacgctcctggtgcagtgatgttgcagttgctgtgaaaagctaggcgagaacacaaaccacaagtgtttttattcaggcatgcaacagactgaatgtcctaaaactgtttgtggtcaagctggtgatcttgcatgctcaatacacacatcaatgcatgagataaactgtggttagacaaaaacagaaataagaaaagtaagaaaatatttagtgcacgctgcagctgtaaatgttgcttttattattttcatgacttggaattgatgagaaactgaagatgcaaaagtctgatttattaaaatacgtaccatgaatcagagacagtgtaaacagcacacaactgaggtttgatttatttaaagaagagcagagcaatgcaacatatacgagtgcaacattcaacatttaaaccaaattgtaataatcattcaacaaaatttcctttcataaagcaaatccatctgtttgtatttcctattatcttttaatttctacattagaccttctttagttgttgagaaatgacagtatcctgttcactgatcagacacttataatgaatttaatgtgtgaagagagtttagtgtggagtaaattcagcacaatggacagctccctgcagtgctgaactgactgaaccacatctgcaggaggaaatgctacagagatgtttaattactgctgaataattactgaacaatattgaatattgaaaatctaacccatcagtagtgattactaattaaacatttattttatatataaattaagataAAAGGCGATTACATAAAAAACCTGTTGGGCTTATTCGCTCTAAGACATGCTTTGataattatatttcttttaaagtaatacggttttgttaatgttaataaaaggaaacactgagtttgtataatcatttctttttgtaattgaacactcactttacagctcttcatctctcagaaaactccctcattaaaccaatagttgccctcgcgcacattaatcaatacacaagactaaagaaagcctaatggaaaatctgtgctttgtgacaatgatctaagagatcttatcagatcagtgaagtttatttttcagtttggctgaagtgaaaacagtttttgataaaaacaaacaaaaaaataagcacattattattagccctgtaagatttttttttttttttttttttggctacagaaccaagcactgttgtcctatgatttgcctaaattaaactaactttagttaacctaattaacccagtgagcctttaaactgcactttaagctgaatactagtgtcttgtaaaataactattaaaatattgtgtcatgagttattagagattatttatttaacatattatgtttaaaaatgtgttgcaaaagatattttctcaattaaaccgtgctggggaattatttaattcattacactcagaataatttatttcaagtgtttatttcagttcattttgatgattatggattacagctaatattagtgtcaattatagtttatctcttcataatatagctgtgctttaatgataagtttacatgtttacctaaagttttattattttaatattatttgaatgaattttatcgataattaatgcaaagtcctgcaaataattaagcaacacaatcctgcagccatagtccaacttcaaatacagaaaaattgtatatttaataaagtatattagtaaaataagtgtttataattagtttttaaagtgtatcttagtttctaataatactttaaattaaattaacagcaaattcattatattttgtaaaacgatgatttatagtgtatttaatattagaatctttaacttctgattttccaaccacttttagcaaattcatcagtgttaaactcatatttttcattattgtgtgtaatcagtaaagataaaataaaatgaatataataactaaatatatattcactttaataatggcctgttgttcattttagagcaagagtctccttgtgctgaacggtttaacagcacctccacatcacctgcatcagagtgtgttttctgctggaatctgctgttcagtgtgtgttcggtgtgtgttctcctcttctccatctgcgtctactgcctctgtcagaagaaaactacaggtcatcagctattcgtaaaaaatggatatctcaaattataaaatgtaaattattcttatcttttgttaagtttctgtaggttctggggctgagaacagacatgttgaggtatgagcacattttgagaataattttaatatatatcattcgcaatagtttagcagcaacacaaattacatcaatataatataatatatttatttgtttattattttaatgaaatatattctgtttcaggctggtgatgaagtgtgttatgcttcattagacatgccttccacacagcaacaaaggcagaggaataaaagagctcagagttcagacttcagtatttattctaatgtcagaaccagcagaatgtaaagtagagtaaactaaagtcattgttctttagtagaaatatgattcaaaagagtgttaatgacaatgttctggcatctgcatcctattttcattgattctaatattgtaagtttttaatgattaaaaatgtaaatacatttaagaaaggttaaatgttttttccaaatatttgacttgcagtctcagaaaggactcagtgttgtttctgggtctctcagtttaatataatttaagccaatcacatgagtgcatatgcagtagtactcccagctaaaactgaagttcttaaactcttttcatgccacaaaacaaacatctccctgctacaacaacagacatgtagaatgcaaatgtacatctaacagagctctgaacattcctaatattaaaaaaacaaaaaactaggtcttagatcatcagatgtgtacaccatttcagaggttttactgctactgtgggcaaattaccacaacaactccaccaaaacttatatattatagatctataagatcatttaatggaataacaacctaaacaatatttcatcacacctttagcctcagtcagtagagctgcaatcttcattttaaaaccattatgaaaacctccattaagaggacttaaatggatagttcaccccaaaataacaattctgtatcattaactccctttcacttgctccaaacctgtttgagtttctttattctgttcaatacaaaagaagatattttgaagaaagctgaaaagctgtacccattgacttgtttgtttttgctactatgaaagtcaacggttacaggttttcagcttcttcaaaacattttattttgtgcaaaacagaaaacaagaaactcttaaagatttgaaaccgcttgagcttgagtaaacagtgagtaaatctggatttctgtgtgaactctccctttatttgagctctctccagtcactctaggaagacactacacctggattatttgtctaaataatacatttattattaaaatcccttttaacattaaagtcatctaaaGCCGTGGCTTAGTGCAGGTAAAGGGGCCCCGGCCCTGGGTGAGTCGGCCATTAGTTTATGCCCACTCCTCATTCTGCAGGTGATCAGGAAGCAGTTCTCTGCACTTCCTGTGTGACTCCTGCTCACCCTACACAAATCATTAAGATCATTAATCCAGACTGACCCTAACAACACAATCAAAGCCATGAGTGCGTCACTCAGATAAGTGTcaagtcactggccacctgttcactgtaaccagggatggcgctcaatatcgtccaaactgggccgatcagccgccgctggactgagacaccagccaatcagctgacggcactctgatacacacaacaccgtgttcagaaacacagagcaacacacttctgctgatctctcagtgagtctcttacctgttgacagagttatggggaaggtcagtttgcttctggacgtgaccctcagtgcacctccgaaggggaaacggttgcacaggatgttgaagagggtcactcctactgaccacaccgtagctggacccgcatggtagcgctgtctgcagaaccactcaggtggagcgtattgaatagttcctgagagacacaaggagacacaaacacccgttcaaaacactccagcacacacaaattccctttggtggatcatcaaaagctcacaaacatccacagagtgtttccttctgcaacacaaacccacctgcgaagtatttgtaggccgagcgcttgagcagatctccacagccgaagtccagcagcttgatgtcctgggactctgtggagatcagcaggttctctggcttgacgtcccggtgcaggactccgcggctctcgcagtgtttcagagccgcgatcagctgcaccagcactttcttggccagacgctcatccagacagccgttctcctcacagaagctctggaggtcttggcagggatccggacgctccaggatcaggatgtagcgtctgggacggtcaaaccagtcaagcagctgcaggacgttggggcaggcaggagctgaattgacgcgggtcatcagtgccacctccagcggcagccgaccctgaccttcctgcaggacaaacgattggattcagaacccaatgaaacatcaaacacaacaacaggttcacactgaactcacaactctcagtctcctctgtgtccgctctttagacacatacttgatggcgacctgtagacagataaagcataataaatcacacctgcctgatcctcacacatcacatttactgagatcaggatttctaaaggctgtttgaatgaagagcggagaaaacgacttactggcagtccatcggacctgcgcatcccagcgaacacagagccaaatccaccgtctcccagcagtgggccctttgcatacgcgtctgcaacacagaggagcagtagaaatgtgtgttcaaagaaaacatgcagcagtagagaaaactgcaaaagagcattactgaaacatcatcatcacttcttcaataagccattctgacctctgcgagagcgtttgagagctcttctagatgaggtggacggacgttcatcttctggtgtttgctggctgccgctctgccgcttcctcttcctgttaccctgatctgtggacacagatttggccaacagggaaggcagaggtccatcaagctcttggctcacggtctgggtttcaccatcaccatcatgtgtcctgacgtcctgaacagctgcctggatgaaagcagaactcctggatctggagcggcctgagacaacgacaacaacaacaacaacaacatatcacgtttattataagattataagaattaatcaacaattaactttagtagctgcatctacagagaataaaagacatctgatcacttatatcggggaacagttgtgttgaaatgggttcatttgtaccagtttatttacatcacatttccccaaatattacacaacatcatatcatgattgatcataaacaaataaaaactaaaacactcactgcggttttcacccatctgacaaactcctccaaactccagcaaacctgaaaacaagaacaaagatcaaatatcaataaaaatgtcaataaaaacgataaaaacaagatcaaaatcaaaataaacacaacaaaagagcaacaaaacgtgtgaaaaggaataatttcagctctgagcgtcgatctccttgtaaaataaaagtcttctgtcagaaattctctggtctccttgaagaatcgcagtatcagcacagtaatcctcagcaaatgcctcagaaattcgcctctcctcaatcaacagatagcggcgagtctcggtgtttatatatggagtcaaatcataacacgcgttgctatagcaaccacaatttgaatcgccaatctgaatcacatgagtaaacgattcatctcatctcaacatataaataataaataattaataataataaataacatagttataataataataataataataataataataatgaagtttaaatcaattaatttataattcacgaaactgtaataataatgctaaatgagcaagattggtttgacaaggtttgactttgtaaaatgtacagctatttaggaattaattaaattaaaataataaaattaactcatatattttctattagtggcccaagcaatgtaagtgcatgctggttaattacacgtacagtgctaactgctcacgtagatattaggaatataagttaaaaaaaaaagtttattatt from the Danio rerio strain Tuebingen ecotype United States chromosome 17, GRCz12tu, whole genome shotgun sequence genome contains:
- the LOC110438564 gene encoding serine/threonine-protein kinase pim-3-like isoform X2; this encodes MGENRSRSRSRSSAFIQAAVQDVRTHDGDGETQTVSQELDGPLPSLLAKSVSTDQGNRKRKRQSGSQQTPEDERPSTSSRRALKRSRRDAYAKGPLLGDGGFGSVFAGMRRSDGLPVAIKYVSKERTQRRLRVEGQGRLPLEVALMTRVNSAPACPNVLQLLDWFDRPRRYILILERPDPCQDLQSFCEENGCLDERLAKKVLVQLIAALKHCESRGVLHRDVKPENLLISTESQDIKLLDFGCGDLLKRSAYKYFAGTIQYAPPEWFCRQRYHAGPATVWSVGVTLFNILCNRFPFGGALRVTSRSKLTFPITLSTEAVDADGEEENTHRTHTEQQIPAENTL
- the LOC110438564 gene encoding serine/threonine-protein kinase pim-3-like isoform X1, with protein sequence MGENRSRSRSRSSAFIQAAVQDVRTHDGDGETQTVSQELDGPLPSLLAKSVSTDQGNRKRKRQSGSQQTPEDERPSTSSRRALKRSRRDAYAKGPLLGDGGFGSVFAGMRRSDGLPVAIKYVSKERTQRRLRVEGQGRLPLEVALMTRVNSAPACPNVLQLLDWFDRPRRYILILERPDPCQDLQSFCEENGCLDERLAKKVLVQLIAALKHCESRGVLHRDVKPENLLISTESQDIKLLDFGCGDLLKRSAYKYFAGTIQYAPPEWFCRQRYHAGPATVWSVGVTLFNILCNRFPFGGALRVTSRSKLTFPITLSTECRQLIGWCLSPAAADRPSLDDIERHPWLQ
- the LOC137489981 gene encoding serine/threonine-protein kinase pim-3-like isoform X2, with translation MGENRSRSRSRSSAFIQAAVQDVRTHDGDGETQTVSQELDGPLPSLLAKSVSTDQGNRKRKRQSGSQQTPEDERPSTSSRRALKRSRRDAYAKGPLLGDGGFGSVFAGMRRSDGLPVAIKYVSKERTQRRLRVEGQGRLPLEVALMTRVNSAPACPNVLQLLDWFDRPRRYILILERPDPCQDLQSFCEENGCLDERLAKKVLVQLIAALKHCESRGVLHRDVKPENLLISTESQDIKLLDFGCGDLLKRSAYKYFAGTIQYAPPEWFCRQRYHAGPATVWSVGVTLFNILCNRFPFGGALRVTSRSKLTFPITLSTEAVDADGEEENTHRTHTEQQIPAENTL
- the LOC137489981 gene encoding serine/threonine-protein kinase pim-3-like isoform X1 translates to MGENRSRSRSRSSAFIQAAVQDVRTHDGDGETQTVSQELDGPLPSLLAKSVSTDQGNRKRKRQSGSQQTPEDERPSTSSRRALKRSRRDAYAKGPLLGDGGFGSVFAGMRRSDGLPVAIKYVSKERTQRRLRVEGQGRLPLEVALMTRVNSAPACPNVLQLLDWFDRPRRYILILERPDPCQDLQSFCEENGCLDERLAKKVLVQLIAALKHCESRGVLHRDVKPENLLISTESQDIKLLDFGCGDLLKRSAYKYFAGTIQYAPPEWFCRQRYHAGPATVWSVGVTLFNILCNRFPFGGALRVTSRSKLTFPITLSTECRQLIGWCLSPAAADRPSLDDIERHPWLQ